Proteins found in one Amycolatopsis aidingensis genomic segment:
- a CDS encoding DoxX family protein codes for MSARPNPGRNSTLANIILWVLQVLLAAEFLYSGYLLFSGGDTVDTFEQLGLGQWLRYLTGVLEVAGAIGLLIPRLAGLAALGLAGVMVGATATEIFVLADGNPVLPLLLLVLSAAVAWFRRASILALLGRGGTTA; via the coding sequence ATGTCCGCTCGCCCGAACCCCGGCCGCAACTCCACCCTGGCCAACATCATCCTGTGGGTCCTGCAGGTGCTGCTGGCCGCCGAGTTCCTCTACAGCGGGTACCTGCTGTTCTCCGGCGGCGACACCGTGGACACCTTCGAGCAGCTCGGGCTCGGCCAGTGGCTGCGCTACCTGACCGGCGTACTGGAGGTGGCCGGGGCGATCGGCCTGCTCATCCCCCGCCTGGCCGGGCTGGCCGCGCTCGGACTGGCCGGGGTGATGGTGGGCGCCACCGCCACCGAGATCTTCGTGCTCGCGGACGGCAACCCGGTGCTGCCGCTGTTGCTGCTCGTCCTCTCCGCGGCCGTGGCCTGGTTCCGCCGTGCGAGCATCCTGGCGCTGCTCGGGCGCGGCGGAACCACGGCCTGA
- a CDS encoding dihydrofolate reductase family protein, with the protein MSKVIANMSMSLDGFVADRSDGIQQLFGWFGNGDVEVPLPGADASFRTSAASAELLREVFGNLGALVSGRRSFDLAGGWGGRHPMGVPVFVVTHKVPEDWPEEGEHITFVTDGVAKAVERARAAAPGKWVAVASPDITRQCLDQGLLDEISVDLIPAVLGSGVPFFPNLASAPIQLDDPAVVEGTGVTHLRYRVRR; encoded by the coding sequence ATGAGTAAGGTCATCGCCAATATGTCCATGTCGCTGGACGGGTTCGTCGCCGACCGCTCGGACGGCATCCAGCAGCTCTTCGGCTGGTTCGGCAACGGGGACGTGGAGGTTCCGCTGCCCGGGGCGGATGCCTCCTTCCGTACCTCGGCCGCCAGCGCGGAGCTGCTGCGCGAGGTGTTCGGCAACCTGGGCGCGCTGGTGTCCGGCAGGCGGAGCTTCGACCTGGCTGGCGGCTGGGGCGGCAGGCACCCGATGGGCGTGCCGGTCTTCGTGGTCACCCACAAGGTGCCGGAGGACTGGCCGGAGGAGGGTGAGCACATCACCTTCGTCACCGACGGGGTGGCGAAGGCGGTGGAGCGGGCGCGGGCGGCCGCGCCGGGCAAGTGGGTCGCCGTCGCCAGCCCGGACATCACCCGGCAGTGCCTGGACCAGGGGCTGCTCGACGAGATCTCGGTCGATCTGATCCCGGCCGTGCTCGGCTCGGGGGTACCGTTCTTCCCGAACCTGGCCTCAGCGCCGATCCAGCTGGATGACCCGGCGGTCGTCGAGGGCACCGGGGTGACCCACCTTCGCTACCGCGTACGGCGCTGA
- a CDS encoding helix-turn-helix transcriptional regulator, with the protein MNEPNPMTRAVTFLVADLDPTADWVAAVLTVHGCHRSWRQPAGGAVAVFAEPGRALAAAGQLRATAGHDPALRSRLRIALHLGTEDGPGARRCAGLWALANGGQTLLSAAAADAIEPDLPEGTALHDLGSHRLHDLSAPERVFELRAAGGAGSLPLRSIDRVPNNLPVQLTGFVGRDVELGAVRTRLAGERLLTLTGPGGCGKTRLAARAAAESADRWPDGVWWVELGTLTDPALVAETIATATGVLAEPGQGAARSLARQLRDRRMLLCLDNCEHLLEGAADTTDELLRSCPEVAVLATSREPLGVQGEAVWPVPPMAEKEARSLFVERARLVLPSFTPDADAAAAVDTICLRLDGIPLAIELAAAWLRTLSPRQIAEGLDDRFALLVRGPRGAVPRQQTLATSIAWSHELLTEQERLVFRRLAVFPSGCTLAAARAVCACPELEPGAVLGVLARLVDKSLVLTETMRDRARYRMLETIREYAAERLREAGEVESTRDRHLDHYLAAAEEAEPERDQDKEAWRQRMEAEYGNLRAALEWGLAAADPERGRRLAAQLPWLWHVHRHGHEGIRFLQHAVGRAPADRSPLQARLLTGIALVADTASPLDLEFDAAQRALEIATELGEERLRCLPLALSAVGQFYTDFAAGLALNEEALRSATAAGDAFGRNSYLALRGIILHLRDQHEEAQELMRQAVTGLLPRGDRGVAATVLGFRAVGALCTGSPKQARELAEEGVAVAEPLADYHRVGSSRSVLALVHGLTGDAAGGLRLLDPVLRLVEGARSEVFVPGMARVLGILHHRQGEHAEAVRWLEQEAWSTDRGAATYLAAQARPALGEALRQLGRAEQARRVLDEAVALARTLGMPRALADALDQQGHLAAAEDPDRALELHHEALGLRVEHGLSTQYTESLDALAVLAARRGEAAEAARVLAASSRARADLGFPRSPTEDRAHERVATTLRQTLGERAFAEAGARGAELDLAEAVTYVRRARGPRDRPSAGWASLTPTELEVVRLAVDGLNNPEIGSRLFMSRGTVKTHLSHVYAKLGVTNRTELATLASKENLPG; encoded by the coding sequence ATGAACGAGCCGAACCCCATGACCAGGGCTGTGACCTTCCTGGTCGCCGACCTCGACCCCACCGCGGACTGGGTGGCCGCGGTCCTCACCGTGCACGGCTGCCACCGGTCGTGGCGGCAGCCCGCGGGCGGCGCGGTCGCCGTATTCGCCGAGCCCGGCCGCGCCCTGGCCGCGGCCGGGCAGCTGCGCGCCACCGCCGGACACGATCCGGCGCTGCGTTCCCGGTTACGGATCGCCCTGCATCTCGGTACCGAGGACGGTCCGGGGGCACGCCGCTGCGCGGGGCTGTGGGCGCTGGCCAACGGCGGCCAGACGCTGCTGTCCGCCGCCGCGGCCGACGCCATCGAGCCGGACCTTCCGGAGGGGACCGCGCTGCACGACCTCGGCAGCCACCGGTTGCACGACCTGTCCGCACCGGAGCGGGTCTTCGAACTACGCGCAGCAGGCGGCGCCGGATCGCTGCCGCTGCGCTCCATCGACCGGGTACCGAACAACCTCCCCGTTCAGCTGACCGGTTTCGTCGGCAGGGACGTCGAACTCGGTGCGGTGCGGACCCGGCTCGCCGGTGAGCGCCTGCTGACCCTGACCGGACCCGGTGGCTGCGGCAAGACCAGGCTGGCCGCACGCGCCGCCGCGGAGTCGGCCGACCGGTGGCCGGACGGGGTGTGGTGGGTCGAACTGGGCACCCTGACCGATCCGGCGCTGGTGGCCGAGACGATCGCCACCGCCACCGGCGTCCTGGCCGAACCAGGGCAGGGCGCGGCCCGGTCACTGGCCCGGCAGCTGCGGGACCGCCGGATGCTGCTGTGCCTCGACAACTGCGAGCACCTGCTGGAGGGCGCCGCGGACACGACGGACGAGCTGCTGCGCAGCTGCCCGGAGGTCGCGGTGCTGGCCACCAGCAGGGAACCACTCGGCGTGCAGGGGGAGGCGGTATGGCCGGTGCCGCCGATGGCCGAGAAGGAGGCTCGTTCGCTGTTCGTGGAGCGGGCCAGGCTGGTGCTGCCCTCCTTCACTCCGGATGCCGATGCCGCGGCCGCGGTGGACACGATCTGCCTGCGCCTGGACGGCATCCCGCTGGCCATCGAGCTGGCGGCGGCCTGGCTGCGCACGCTCAGCCCGCGGCAGATCGCCGAAGGGCTGGACGACCGCTTCGCCCTGCTGGTCCGCGGGCCGCGCGGCGCCGTACCACGGCAGCAGACCCTCGCCACCTCGATCGCCTGGAGCCACGAGCTGCTGACCGAGCAGGAACGGCTGGTGTTCCGGCGGCTGGCGGTGTTCCCCTCCGGCTGCACCCTGGCCGCGGCCCGCGCGGTCTGCGCCTGCCCTGAGCTCGAACCCGGCGCGGTGCTTGGCGTCCTCGCCCGGCTGGTGGACAAATCGCTGGTGCTCACCGAGACGATGCGGGACCGGGCGCGCTACCGGATGCTGGAGACCATCCGCGAGTACGCCGCCGAGCGGCTGCGTGAGGCAGGCGAAGTCGAGTCCACACGGGACCGCCACCTGGACCACTACCTCGCCGCGGCCGAGGAGGCCGAGCCGGAACGGGACCAGGACAAGGAGGCCTGGCGGCAGCGGATGGAGGCCGAGTACGGGAACCTGCGTGCCGCGCTGGAATGGGGCCTGGCCGCGGCGGATCCCGAGCGCGGCCGCAGGCTCGCCGCGCAGCTACCGTGGTTGTGGCATGTGCACCGGCACGGCCACGAGGGGATCCGGTTCCTGCAGCACGCGGTCGGGCGCGCGCCAGCGGACCGCTCGCCGCTACAGGCCCGGCTGCTGACCGGCATCGCGCTGGTCGCGGACACCGCGAGCCCGCTGGACCTGGAGTTCGACGCCGCCCAGCGGGCGCTGGAGATCGCCACCGAACTCGGCGAGGAGCGGCTGCGCTGCCTCCCGCTCGCGCTCTCGGCGGTCGGCCAGTTCTACACCGACTTCGCGGCCGGCCTCGCGCTGAACGAGGAAGCCCTGCGCTCGGCCACCGCCGCGGGCGACGCCTTCGGCCGGAACTCCTACCTCGCGCTCCGCGGCATCATCCTGCACCTGCGCGACCAGCACGAGGAGGCGCAGGAACTGATGCGGCAGGCCGTCACCGGCCTGCTGCCGCGGGGTGATCGCGGAGTGGCGGCCACCGTGCTCGGGTTCCGGGCCGTCGGGGCGCTGTGCACGGGCAGCCCGAAACAGGCACGGGAACTGGCCGAAGAGGGGGTGGCGGTGGCCGAACCGCTGGCCGACTATCACCGGGTCGGCTCCTCGCGCAGCGTGCTCGCGCTGGTGCACGGGCTGACCGGGGATGCCGCGGGCGGGCTGCGGCTGCTCGACCCGGTGCTCCGGCTGGTCGAGGGAGCGCGCAGCGAGGTGTTCGTGCCCGGGATGGCCAGGGTGCTGGGCATCCTGCACCACCGGCAGGGCGAGCACGCCGAGGCGGTGCGGTGGCTGGAGCAGGAGGCATGGTCCACCGACCGGGGCGCGGCCACCTACCTCGCGGCGCAGGCCCGGCCCGCGCTGGGCGAGGCGTTGCGGCAGCTCGGCCGGGCCGAGCAGGCACGGCGGGTGCTCGACGAGGCCGTAGCGCTGGCCAGGACGCTGGGGATGCCACGAGCGCTGGCCGACGCGCTGGACCAGCAGGGGCACCTCGCCGCGGCCGAGGATCCGGACCGGGCGCTGGAACTGCACCACGAAGCCCTCGGGCTGCGCGTCGAGCATGGGCTGAGTACGCAGTACACCGAGAGCCTCGACGCGCTCGCCGTACTGGCTGCCCGCCGCGGGGAGGCGGCGGAGGCGGCGCGGGTGCTGGCCGCGAGCTCGCGGGCGCGGGCCGATCTCGGCTTCCCGCGCTCCCCCACCGAGGACCGGGCGCACGAGCGGGTGGCCACCACGCTGCGGCAGACGCTGGGCGAGCGTGCGTTCGCCGAGGCCGGGGCCCGCGGTGCCGAGCTCGATCTCGCCGAGGCCGTGACCTATGTCCGGCGGGCCCGTGGGCCGAGGGACCGACCGTCCGCGGGGTGGGCGAGCCTGACGCCCACCGAGCTGGAGGTGGTCCGGCTCGCCGTGGACGGCCTGAACAACCCGGAGATCGGCAGCAGGCTGTTCATGAGCCGGGGCACGGTCAAGACGCATCTGTCCCACGTGTACGCCAAGCTGGGCGTGACCAACCGCACCGAGCTGGCCACGCTGGCTTCCAAGGAGAACCTTCCGGGGTGA
- a CDS encoding carboxylesterase/lipase family protein, which produces MSRSISSRPRLLGRVMVAAVVATVGLGSAGVAEAAPAQASGAVVWTGSGPVRGTVHPEYRTFQGIPFAAPPVGELRWRAPRPPRRWSWPPRDATRPAERCAQGAGGQRPSLNEDCLYLNVTTPRPAQRGQRKPVMVWLHGGGNSYGKASEFDPHRLAVGGDVVVVTVSYRLGVFGFLGHPALRDSGSYGLQDQQAALRWVRRNAAAFGGDPGNVTLFGESGGGHDVCAQLVSPRARGLFHRAIIQSGSCSSTWPRHGIAPGVTAGSPWIPREQAEARGRELAAELGCTDPASAADCLRRLPAERVRQEETGPVLTPVTYGNRTLPWRPDRALAAGWFHRMPVLSGRTRDEGRLSAAFLPSSFDRAQYRQLLGEAFGDRADTVAARYPASDFGSPALALAAVTTDRVYSCPQLTDERMLAARVPVYAYEFADRNAPHGNYPIPADFPAGAFHAAELPYLFDIEPVSFTPAQRELAATMVDYWAGFAWRGDPNAPGLPHWPKARAATVLSLAPGAGGIRPVTLTDEHHCGFWAGLS; this is translated from the coding sequence ATGTCGAGATCGATCAGCAGCAGGCCGAGGCTGCTCGGGCGGGTGATGGTGGCCGCCGTGGTCGCCACGGTGGGGCTCGGCTCGGCCGGAGTGGCCGAGGCCGCCCCGGCGCAGGCCAGCGGCGCGGTGGTGTGGACCGGCTCCGGCCCGGTTCGCGGCACCGTGCACCCGGAGTACCGGACCTTCCAGGGCATCCCGTTCGCCGCCCCGCCGGTGGGGGAGCTGCGCTGGCGGGCGCCCCGGCCGCCGCGCCGGTGGAGCTGGCCGCCGCGGGATGCGACCCGGCCTGCCGAGCGCTGCGCGCAGGGAGCGGGTGGCCAGCGGCCCAGCCTGAACGAGGACTGCCTGTACCTGAACGTGACCACTCCGCGCCCGGCGCAGCGCGGGCAGCGCAAGCCGGTCATGGTGTGGCTGCACGGCGGCGGCAACAGCTACGGGAAAGCGAGCGAGTTCGACCCGCACCGGCTCGCGGTCGGTGGGGACGTCGTGGTGGTCACGGTGAGCTACCGGCTTGGTGTGTTCGGATTCCTGGGGCATCCCGCGCTGCGCGACTCGGGCAGCTACGGGTTGCAGGACCAGCAGGCGGCCCTGCGCTGGGTCCGGCGCAACGCCGCGGCCTTCGGCGGGGATCCCGGTAACGTCACCCTGTTCGGTGAGTCCGGCGGCGGGCACGACGTGTGCGCCCAGCTGGTCTCGCCACGCGCCCGCGGGCTGTTCCACCGCGCCATCATCCAGAGTGGATCCTGTTCATCCACCTGGCCACGGCACGGTATCGCGCCCGGCGTTACCGCGGGCTCGCCCTGGATACCGAGGGAACAGGCGGAGGCACGCGGGCGGGAGCTGGCGGCGGAACTCGGTTGCACGGACCCGGCGAGCGCGGCGGACTGCCTGCGCAGGCTGCCCGCGGAACGGGTGCGGCAGGAGGAGACCGGCCCCGTGCTCACCCCGGTGACCTACGGCAACCGGACCCTGCCCTGGCGCCCGGACCGCGCGCTGGCGGCGGGCTGGTTCCACCGTATGCCGGTGCTGTCCGGCCGGACCAGGGATGAGGGCAGGCTGAGCGCCGCCTTCCTGCCATCCTCCTTCGACCGGGCACAGTACCGGCAGCTGCTCGGCGAGGCCTTCGGCGACCGGGCGGATACGGTGGCGGCGCGGTACCCGGCGAGCGACTTCGGCTCACCCGCCCTGGCGCTGGCCGCGGTCACCACCGACCGGGTGTACTCCTGCCCGCAGCTGACCGACGAGCGGATGCTCGCCGCACGGGTACCGGTCTATGCCTACGAGTTCGCCGACCGGAACGCCCCGCACGGCAACTATCCGATCCCGGCGGACTTCCCGGCAGGCGCCTTCCATGCCGCCGAGCTGCCGTACCTGTTCGATATCGAGCCGGTGAGCTTCACCCCGGCGCAGCGGGAGCTGGCCGCGACGATGGTCGACTACTGGGCCGGCTTCGCCTGGCGGGGTGACCCGAACGCACCGGGCCTGCCGCACTGGCCGAAGGCGCGTGCCGCCACGGTGTTGTCCCTCGCGCCTGGTGCGGGCGGTATCCGGCCGGTGACCCTCACCGATGAGCACCACTGCGGCTTCTGGGCCGGACTGTCCTGA
- a CDS encoding AMIN-like domain-containing (lipo)protein, giving the protein MRTAGVLAVVAAFALTTSCGQDSPQGAGGQESTTTPPPTTTATTTTTTTSAAPDTTRATTSTPPQGQLPQGQPGCAVTEGWNTRPDVLEGRSSQEVFQVRIGRHECFDRVVFDVDGTQRVGFDVRYVPTVHAEGSGKPLPVAGGAALKVIVRAPAEGFRGQGEVLATTGEYFYTADQLSEWSALSAVRFAGSFEGQSTFAIGARSERPMRAFTLVDERSQVRNVVVDIAHG; this is encoded by the coding sequence ATGCGTACGGCTGGCGTGCTGGCCGTGGTCGCCGCGTTCGCGCTGACCACGTCCTGCGGCCAGGACAGTCCGCAGGGTGCTGGCGGGCAGGAATCGACCACTACTCCGCCCCCGACCACAACGGCAACCACAACCACCACGACAACTTCAGCGGCACCGGACACCACACGGGCCACCACGAGCACCCCGCCACAAGGGCAACTGCCGCAGGGGCAACCGGGCTGCGCGGTGACCGAGGGGTGGAACACCCGGCCCGATGTGCTGGAGGGCAGGTCGAGCCAGGAAGTTTTCCAGGTCCGGATCGGCAGGCATGAATGCTTCGACCGGGTGGTGTTCGATGTGGACGGTACCCAGCGGGTCGGCTTCGACGTGCGGTACGTGCCGACGGTGCACGCGGAGGGCTCCGGCAAGCCGCTCCCGGTCGCCGGTGGGGCCGCGCTGAAGGTGATCGTGCGGGCTCCGGCGGAGGGCTTCCGCGGCCAGGGCGAGGTGCTGGCCACCACCGGGGAGTACTTCTACACCGCCGACCAGCTTTCCGAATGGTCCGCGCTGAGTGCGGTGCGGTTCGCGGGTTCCTTCGAGGGCCAGTCCACCTTCGCCATCGGCGCCCGCTCCGAGCGGCCGATGCGGGCCTTCACACTCGTCGACGAGCGGAGCCAGGTGCGCAACGTGGTGGTCGACATCGCGCACGGCTGA
- a CDS encoding DUF222 domain-containing protein, producing the protein MDRHSSDPHTDPPEDALTTLDALEANERAIARLEARRVLLVADLAHDGDERVSLVTEIAGRLYWTRHRVEEALALGQHLTRLPNTLAAFREGRIDQEKVKAVVEPTAVLTDHQAREVDERMGDKLERKDRTSLRRSVRYQVLAVDPDGAARRTRARRAQRSLELIHQEDGVSSLMADLPTEVATAIYARCDRAARRMRKEGDSRTLEQLRADVFADLALREQGEIRAPRTEVYLYFAASSLLGLDEQPGYLAGHGHIPASLARELATHPDSVWRRLLTDPATGHPTDLGRTRYRPPAALDEFVRVRDRECQGIGCHRPSQQCQNDHTTDWAQGGGTNEEELVGYCERDHHLKDLPGWKYEVIDGIPTITTPHGDIHQSPANHSTNPSPQTTTNHPSEDLLAGRIRAGRTTEWHLTTLEADLWSASPSRPPDVHSGQTVARKN; encoded by the coding sequence ATGGACAGACACAGTTCTGATCCGCACACGGATCCCCCAGAAGACGCACTCACCACACTCGACGCCTTGGAGGCCAACGAACGCGCCATCGCCCGGCTGGAAGCGCGGCGGGTGCTGCTGGTGGCCGACCTCGCCCACGACGGGGACGAACGGGTCTCGCTGGTGACCGAGATCGCCGGACGGCTGTACTGGACCCGGCACCGAGTCGAGGAAGCCCTGGCGCTGGGGCAGCACCTTACCCGGTTGCCGAACACCCTGGCCGCGTTCCGCGAGGGCCGGATTGATCAGGAGAAGGTGAAAGCGGTGGTGGAACCCACCGCGGTCCTCACCGACCACCAGGCCCGCGAGGTGGATGAGCGGATGGGCGACAAACTGGAGCGCAAGGACCGGACGAGTTTGCGGCGGTCGGTGCGCTACCAGGTGCTGGCCGTGGACCCGGACGGGGCGGCGCGGCGCACCCGGGCCCGGCGGGCACAACGATCCCTGGAACTCATCCATCAGGAGGATGGGGTGTCCAGCCTCATGGCCGATCTGCCCACCGAGGTCGCCACGGCGATCTACGCACGCTGCGACCGGGCCGCCCGACGGATGCGGAAAGAAGGCGACAGCCGCACCCTGGAACAACTACGGGCAGACGTGTTCGCCGACCTCGCCCTGCGGGAACAGGGTGAGATCCGGGCGCCGCGGACGGAGGTGTACCTGTACTTCGCCGCCAGCTCCCTACTCGGACTGGACGAGCAGCCGGGATACCTGGCCGGGCACGGGCACATCCCGGCATCACTAGCGCGGGAGCTGGCCACCCACCCCGACAGCGTCTGGCGACGGTTGCTGACCGACCCGGCCACCGGACACCCCACCGACCTCGGACGCACCCGGTACCGGCCCCCGGCGGCACTGGATGAGTTCGTACGGGTACGAGACCGGGAATGCCAGGGCATCGGGTGCCACCGGCCCTCCCAGCAATGCCAGAACGACCACACCACCGACTGGGCCCAGGGCGGAGGCACCAACGAAGAAGAGCTGGTCGGGTACTGCGAACGCGACCACCACCTCAAGGACCTGCCGGGATGGAAATACGAGGTGATCGACGGCATACCCACCATCACCACACCCCACGGAGACATCCACCAAAGCCCCGCGAACCACTCCACGAACCCCTCACCCCAGACAACGACAAACCACCCTTCTGAAGACCTTCTAGCCGGCAGAATCCGCGCCGGCCGGACGACGGAATGGCACCTTACGACTCTCGAGGCGGACTTGTGGTCCGCATCACCTAGCAGGCCACCTGATGTCCACAGTGGCCAGACAGTCGCACGAAAGAATTGA
- a CDS encoding DUF6002 family protein, giving the protein MNTLAPPAMSGNLLTDFTELLPRAIAECVADPAPVTGDPARFSPGFELPPPDAGIQRLYAAATARWWPLGEYAGHRLTLLDLAGNPGTHTTKTFASLLIVARAIGYIRRTGEPITIFSPTSANKGTALRDAVLRAIEAELVTPEQLRVVILAPESSRDKLRAGRMCTDPTLRELNPLLLHRGIPPESVKQLGRQFADTYAPRLKQGGRNLWYSLDLANYLVADTARAFFEHAVDPTDPASAPRWHAHAVSSAFGMLGYHHGRAVLEGAGLATPASRPATLLVQHLATADMVLSLCTGGFEREGLPRYSAEAGTGLHRQDGKTDPHFPATTCDPDEVLDPTFYTRRPATSPAMNELIGRFGGDGIVVSLHECLHRYPEIRARLAGHERELPADVRKLREWSLVMAMTGVLNAVDRGLVTPGADIVVHGSGWYSTDEYRPPGESETTTVDNVDDIAAAVIG; this is encoded by the coding sequence ATGAACACGCTCGCCCCACCGGCGATGTCCGGGAACCTGCTGACCGACTTCACTGAACTCCTGCCGCGGGCGATCGCCGAATGCGTGGCCGACCCGGCCCCGGTCACCGGTGACCCGGCCAGGTTCTCCCCCGGGTTCGAGCTACCGCCACCGGACGCGGGCATCCAGCGCCTCTACGCCGCCGCCACCGCGCGATGGTGGCCGCTCGGTGAGTACGCGGGCCACCGGCTGACCCTGCTCGACCTGGCAGGCAACCCGGGAACCCACACCACCAAGACCTTCGCCTCACTGCTCATCGTGGCACGCGCGATCGGGTACATCCGCCGCACCGGCGAACCGATCACCATCTTCTCCCCCACCTCGGCGAACAAGGGCACGGCGCTGCGGGACGCGGTGCTGCGGGCGATCGAGGCCGAGCTGGTGACGCCGGAACAGCTGCGGGTGGTGATCCTGGCGCCGGAATCCTCCCGGGACAAACTGCGGGCAGGCCGGATGTGCACCGACCCCACCTTGCGCGAGCTCAACCCGCTGCTGCTGCACCGGGGCATACCCCCGGAGTCGGTGAAGCAGCTCGGCAGGCAGTTCGCCGACACCTACGCCCCCAGGCTCAAGCAAGGCGGCCGGAATCTCTGGTACTCCCTCGACCTGGCGAACTACCTGGTCGCCGACACCGCCCGCGCGTTCTTCGAGCACGCGGTGGATCCCACCGATCCCGCAAGCGCACCGCGCTGGCACGCGCACGCGGTGTCCAGCGCGTTCGGCATGCTCGGCTATCACCACGGCCGTGCTGTGCTGGAGGGCGCGGGGCTCGCCACCCCGGCCAGCAGGCCCGCCACGCTGCTGGTGCAGCACCTTGCCACCGCGGACATGGTGCTCTCCCTGTGCACCGGCGGCTTCGAACGGGAAGGGCTGCCCCGCTACTCCGCCGAGGCCGGGACCGGCCTGCACCGGCAGGACGGCAAGACCGACCCGCATTTCCCTGCCACCACCTGCGATCCGGACGAGGTACTCGACCCGACCTTCTACACCAGGCGGCCCGCGACCTCACCCGCGATGAACGAGCTGATCGGCCGGTTCGGCGGGGACGGGATCGTGGTGTCCCTGCACGAATGCCTGCACCGGTACCCGGAAATCCGGGCCAGGCTGGCCGGGCACGAGCGCGAACTCCCCGCCGACGTACGCAAGCTCCGCGAGTGGTCCCTCGTGATGGCCATGACCGGGGTGCTGAACGCCGTGGACCGCGGACTGGTCACCCCCGGCGCGGACATCGTGGTGCACGGATCGGGCTGGTACTCCACCGACGAGTACCGGCCGCCGGGGGAATCCGAGACCACCACGGTGGACAATGTGGACGATATCGCGGCAGCGGTCATCGGCTGA